atgaAAGAAAAGTGCCTGCAcaaattaacttaatttgaGGATAAGCAACTTAAATATGtttaacaaatattgaaaatagttaaaagaaaattaattttacaaaagttaaacataattcacagaaaaaaatttcaacgccaaattgtttaaataattacgTAAACAATATCGAtttcattcattcaaaaatactatttttagtgctgtattatagtattattcaaataatcaaaactcAATACATTCGAGTAATGATTAATCAAATTTCAAGTATCACTCAAGAGAACAGAAGCGCCATTCTTATTAAAAGACGAGTTGATATTGTGTGAAAATGGATAAACCATCTTACATATAggaaaattattgaaacttcAATTCGAccaaattctaattttttgaaccAAATCcaattgatatatgtacatgtaaattttttcaatatattcaacTTGCATCAACACTCCAATCTATTCCTTTTTTTACTCCACGccctttaataataaacatttaggCAGGGTCTGcgtcaatgtttttttttaaatgcgtaTAAATACTCAAGCATCCAGTATCAAAGTATTAGTTTTCTAAAACCAATTCAATCAACATGAAGGTAAGTACCAAATGAAAACCAAATCCTCAaatgtagacaataaattaagaattttttcttCGTCTTTATAGTCCTTCGTTGCCTTGTCTGCTCTCTTGGCTATTGCCTTTGCTGACCACCCAGCACCCGCTCCCTACCACCCAGCCCCTTATCACCCTGCTCCAGCCTACAAACCCGCTCCTTATCACCCAGCTCCTTCCTACAAGGAAGATCCAGCAGTCTACCAATACCAATATGCTGTCAGTGATGAATATGCTGGACTTAACTTTGGAGCTGATGAGGCCCGTGATGGATACTCCACACAAGGAAAGTACTCTGTCGCCCTTCCCGACGGTCGTATCCAAACCGTTACCTACAATGTTGCTGATGCTTACTCTGGTTATGTTGCTGACGTTACCTACTCTGGAGAGCCAAAATACGAGCCATACCACCCTGCCCCAGCTCCATACAAGCCTGCTCCCGTCTACCACGCTGCCCCAGCTCCATACAAGCCAGCTCCTGTCTATCacgcttaatttttttatatgatattaacttatttatttaaatatagttttaaaatctatttatatttagtttctttgaGGATCTTTAATTATTCGTTATCCGTAAGAGATTaggatttcaaaaaatcaattctatgaaattagacaaaaatttttgttttttaaaggaccTGTTTTTGGCATATTTGTTTCatacattaatttatctattgGAATTAAACGTTAATTGATAGCTGGCGCAATTGGGACTACTTATGCCTTATGCGTCATGGTTATAACTACTAAACCTtcagtataaaattttttatattcaagataTATCAGGAtaggaaaaagtttttaattgcattttttctttatttggtgatttttaaatataaagttccAGCCACATAACTGAAAGCTCAGGTTCTCAGCtttaattagatatataaaatttaaacaaaagtaatCGTTGATTAAAGCAAGTAACATTGAAGTAAAGATTAATTTACATTATGCTCAAGCCTACAAATACCGTATTGCAAGAATTATTTAGTATTGCACAACAAATTAGAAGTCCctggaaacaaaa
The genomic region above belongs to Lepeophtheirus salmonis chromosome 8, UVic_Lsal_1.4, whole genome shotgun sequence and contains:
- the LOC121122919 gene encoding cuticle protein 19.8-like gives rise to the protein MKSFVALSALLAIAFADHPAPAPYHPAPYHPAPAYKPAPYHPAPSYKEDPAVYQYQYAVSDEYAGLNFGADEARDGYSTQGKYSVALPDGRIQTVTYNVADAYSGYVADVTYSGEPKYEPYHPAPAPYKPAPVYHAAPAPYKPAPVYHA